Proteins found in one Nostoc sp. NIES-3756 genomic segment:
- a CDS encoding sensor histidine kinase, which produces MRINGQSSFRRILVTRILLLFVPVLFIGQIVALNKARSSLLKTARQNLTESAVMRGERILGAIATLKTSILTASHTTVLQSGTSEEKEAFLMQLAQSLPNYIQCLHLTSVENGEIIASSCGQKEIIQIGPPVANDGVEIRSVPPPKPGTTGPRNPEDQLQLLLTTSVYNNSGKLLYTLNLESSLYKQTRNQPGSLAGSTIVIAEDGTILAHPLPDLMGTNIKEHSDAKQVQSIINNAIGGRNEPINLIFQKTKELVAGYTVVTNPITAQPQQKWIIMSVTTVDNALLGLEEIKLILIVLTVGLIGASLAASLYLGPYLAGPVEELRDYALNIHSHHAARPVPHNFQIREFNQLAQALDQMVDRLKAWAEEIETSWKEAKHANQIKSQFLATTSHELRNPLNIIINCVRLVKDGLCDNREEELEFLQRADETAIHLLGIINDLLDISKIEAGKLSVVMQPLDLRQILLEVINIQSVNVQHKGLQLKTDLGTEQIPVKADAAKLKQVLINIIGNATKFTDEGGITIMTSIKTLIDGISHVTVSIKDTGLGIEPSQQHKLFRPFVMVNGSSTRKFEGTGLGLAISRNLIELMGGTITLESAGINQGTTVQITLPIIDSSLLAISITENNSKNPKLLTGSEGIKDTNSLSANYTKSVILESNGNQEYSELQPLEKNCEVSLYCN; this is translated from the coding sequence ATGCGTATTAACGGTCAATCGTCATTTAGACGTATTTTAGTAACAAGGATTTTGCTGCTGTTTGTCCCAGTATTATTTATTGGACAAATTGTTGCCTTAAATAAGGCACGCTCTAGCTTACTCAAAACTGCTCGGCAAAACCTGACAGAAAGTGCTGTTATGAGAGGAGAGAGGATACTAGGTGCGATCGCCACTCTCAAAACGAGTATACTAACTGCCAGCCACACAACTGTTCTACAATCAGGTACATCCGAGGAAAAAGAAGCATTTTTAATGCAGTTAGCACAATCACTACCTAACTACATTCAGTGCTTGCACTTAACCAGTGTGGAGAATGGTGAAATCATCGCTAGTAGCTGCGGTCAAAAAGAAATTATTCAAATTGGGCCACCTGTTGCTAATGATGGCGTAGAAATTAGAAGCGTTCCACCCCCAAAACCTGGAACTACCGGGCCACGCAACCCCGAAGACCAATTACAATTATTACTCACCACTTCTGTATACAATAACTCTGGGAAATTACTGTATACATTAAACCTTGAATCATCATTATATAAACAGACTCGTAATCAACCAGGCTCACTAGCAGGTTCCACGATAGTAATTGCCGAAGACGGGACGATATTAGCTCACCCATTACCTGATTTAATGGGAACTAATATTAAAGAACACTCAGATGCAAAGCAAGTACAAAGCATTATCAATAATGCAATTGGTGGACGTAACGAACCGATAAATTTAATCTTTCAAAAAACCAAAGAATTAGTAGCAGGTTATACAGTAGTTACTAATCCCATTACAGCGCAGCCGCAGCAAAAATGGATCATCATGTCCGTGACCACTGTAGATAATGCGCTACTTGGGTTAGAGGAAATCAAACTCATTCTCATTGTGTTAACAGTTGGTCTAATTGGTGCAAGTTTAGCAGCATCATTGTATCTGGGGCCTTACTTAGCTGGGCCTGTGGAAGAATTACGCGACTATGCTTTAAATATTCATAGCCACCACGCCGCCAGACCAGTACCCCATAACTTCCAAATTCGGGAATTTAATCAACTAGCACAAGCACTAGACCAAATGGTTGATAGACTCAAAGCTTGGGCAGAAGAAATAGAAACTTCCTGGAAAGAAGCCAAACATGCTAATCAAATTAAAAGTCAGTTTTTAGCTACAACCTCTCACGAATTACGCAATCCCTTAAACATTATTATCAACTGTGTACGTTTAGTTAAAGATGGTTTGTGTGATAACAGAGAAGAAGAACTTGAATTTCTTCAACGTGCTGATGAAACAGCCATACACTTATTAGGAATAATTAACGACTTGCTGGATATTTCTAAGATTGAAGCAGGAAAACTTTCTGTGGTTATGCAGCCTTTAGACTTAAGACAAATACTCTTAGAAGTCATCAATATACAATCAGTCAATGTTCAACACAAAGGCTTACAGCTAAAAACTGACTTAGGTACAGAACAAATCCCTGTTAAAGCAGATGCAGCTAAACTCAAACAAGTATTAATTAATATTATTGGTAATGCCACAAAATTTACTGATGAAGGTGGTATTACGATTATGACATCGATTAAAACTCTAATTGATGGCATATCACACGTAACAGTTAGTATTAAAGATACAGGTTTGGGTATTGAACCATCTCAACAACACAAACTATTTCGTCCCTTCGTAATGGTAAATGGTAGCAGCACCCGCAAATTTGAGGGTACAGGTTTGGGTTTAGCAATTTCGCGTAACTTAATTGAACTGATGGGAGGTACTATCACTCTAGAGAGTGCGGGAATAAATCAAGGCACTACAGTTCAGATTACTTTGCCAATTATTGATTCTTCTTTATTAGCTATATCAATCACAGAGAATAATAGCAAAAACCCAAAACTTTTAACTGGTAGTGAAGGAATTAAAGACACGAACTCTTTGTCTGCTAATTATACAAAATCAGTCATTTTAGAATCTAATGGAAATCAAGAATACTCAGAGTTACAGCCATTAGAAAAAAACTGTGAAGTTAGTCTTTATTGTAATTAG
- a CDS encoding Gfo/Idh/MocA family protein yields the protein MTKIAIIGVGRWGVHLLRNFLAHPQADVVAVVDPHPERLAVVKQQFNLDESILLTTQFSDLRQIPELSAVAIATPATTHYHLIQDALKGGYHVLAEKPLTLDPTECEELCQLAQHQQLILMVDHTYLFHPAVEEGQAVVQAGKLGELRYGYAARTHLGPVRQDVDALWDLAIHDIAIFNNWLGQVPVSVQATGTVWLQGGSSGRDGGDEGESFSSSPLPSQKSAGLADLVWVTLTYPDGFKEYIHLCWLNTDKQRRLAVVGSHGTLIFDEMSPSAKLTLLHGEFERQKNLFIPVNQSREVLELKSGEPLQRVCDRFITSILQNTPPEISSGWVGTELVKILSALTASLNQGGQIIPIQNSKFKIQN from the coding sequence ATGACTAAAATCGCTATTATCGGTGTTGGACGCTGGGGAGTGCATTTGTTGCGGAATTTTTTAGCACATCCGCAAGCTGATGTTGTGGCGGTAGTTGATCCCCATCCTGAAAGGTTGGCAGTTGTTAAGCAGCAGTTTAATTTGGATGAAAGTATCCTACTAACTACCCAATTCTCTGATTTACGGCAAATACCAGAGTTATCAGCAGTAGCGATCGCCACTCCAGCTACTACTCATTATCATCTCATTCAAGATGCTCTCAAAGGTGGCTATCACGTTCTGGCAGAAAAACCCCTTACTCTAGACCCAACAGAGTGTGAAGAACTGTGCCAACTAGCCCAGCATCAGCAATTAATCCTCATGGTTGATCATACTTATCTATTTCACCCAGCAGTTGAGGAAGGGCAAGCAGTTGTCCAAGCGGGTAAATTAGGAGAGTTACGTTATGGCTACGCCGCACGCACCCATCTAGGCCCTGTCCGTCAAGATGTCGATGCCTTATGGGATTTAGCCATTCACGATATCGCCATTTTTAACAACTGGTTAGGTCAAGTTCCAGTGAGTGTGCAGGCTACTGGTACAGTTTGGCTGCAAGGTGGGAGTAGTGGGAGAGATGGGGGAGATGAGGGAGAAAGCTTTTCTTCTTCCCCCTTACCCAGTCAAAAGTCAGCAGGATTAGCCGATTTAGTCTGGGTAACATTAACATATCCAGATGGATTTAAGGAGTATATTCACTTATGCTGGTTAAATACTGATAAACAGCGTCGTTTGGCAGTGGTGGGTAGTCATGGTACTTTGATTTTTGATGAGATGTCACCATCGGCAAAGTTAACTTTATTACACGGTGAATTTGAACGCCAGAAAAATTTATTTATCCCTGTGAATCAAAGTAGAGAAGTATTAGAACTAAAATCAGGCGAACCGTTGCAACGAGTTTGCGATCGCTTTATTACTTCCATTCTCCAGAATACACCCCCGGAAATTTCCTCCGGCTGGGTAGGCACAGAATTAGTCAAGATTCTCTCAGCCTTAACAGCATCTCTCAATCAAGGTGGTCAAATTATACCAATTCAAAATTCAAAATTCAAAATTCAAAATTAG
- the rnc gene encoding ribonuclease III, whose translation MTLVYPRRQRQLESLVRKLGLPITAPIKWQLLDLALTHPTVSESANYEQLEFVGDAVVRLVAAVVLWETYPDCLVGDFAAIRSVLVSDRILAQLAREYGLELHLLVAGSATSDKVGQETRLADAFEAVLGALYLSTNNLELIRSWLDPHFRQLAAEIRLDPARLNYKAALQEWTQAQFKVLPEYRVVEINQANRTQERFAAEVWLNGNKLGEGKGRSIKAAEQAAAKVAFLAIPPSEEMKSP comes from the coding sequence ATGACCCTCGTTTATCCTCGCCGTCAAAGGCAACTTGAAAGTTTAGTAAGAAAATTAGGTCTGCCAATAACAGCGCCAATTAAATGGCAATTGCTAGATTTGGCACTGACTCACCCTACTGTGTCTGAGTCAGCCAACTATGAACAATTGGAATTTGTAGGTGATGCGGTAGTGCGCTTGGTGGCGGCTGTGGTGTTGTGGGAAACTTACCCAGATTGCCTAGTCGGCGATTTTGCCGCAATTCGTTCAGTATTGGTGAGCGATCGCATCCTGGCCCAATTAGCCAGAGAATATGGTTTAGAATTACATTTGCTCGTTGCTGGCAGTGCCACCAGCGATAAAGTTGGTCAAGAAACCCGATTAGCTGACGCTTTTGAGGCAGTTTTAGGAGCGCTTTACCTCAGCACTAATAACCTAGAACTCATCCGCTCTTGGTTAGACCCTCACTTTCGCCAACTAGCAGCCGAAATTCGCCTCGACCCCGCCAGACTCAACTACAAAGCCGCCCTACAAGAATGGACTCAAGCCCAGTTTAAGGTTTTACCAGAGTACCGAGTTGTCGAAATCAATCAAGCCAACCGCACTCAAGAACGCTTCGCCGCCGAAGTCTGGTTAAACGGTAACAAACTCGGTGAGGGTAAAGGACGTTCCATCAAAGCCGCCGAACAAGCCGCCGCCAAAGTAGCTTTTTTAGCCATCCCTCCTTCAGAAGAGATGAAGAGTCCATAG